A single region of the Alkalispirochaeta americana genome encodes:
- a CDS encoding NAD(P)H-dependent oxidoreductase — protein MNILLLNGSPRGEQSISLSLSRHFLEGLQSRRDQLGEAPASIKEVHVVEADIQSCRGCFACWQNGGICVIKDDMADLLPAYRQADLILWSMPLYHFGMPAIMKKCVERTLPELQGTIIPDGDGGFSHPVRASKPATKGMPRNLLVSTCGFPSTRNNYEPLHAHLDLLLGRDQWEKIECVQAELLKVPELRSLGDAYYGTVRQAGEEWAQALFEEKAWAGFSPDLRNQLETPLMEPERFLRLANASWSSPGHDETGGPSPEERAEILLNQMSLMYNTSKAPPRRTILEMNFQDLQRSFYLVMDKTSCTVADSPEDLNLEDGKSDCTITTDASLWAAIARGELDGTEALITGRYKVTGDTSLIIRMGDGLFDGSSESAIGPQEGKGRGGAPKNPSGNPLFLGLLPWILCWVFLPLGHVLDHNLVLLLALVLSNGILWMSGRNNRATWYEYTNPLILGLLLGVSLVFPDFFPKAGVVPMYLAASAQWALSCLQRPLTSDYSGRSYSPAIVASPLFRQTNQIMTLFWAGVYMLIALFVLALDQSLLRPFSGLIVQVLLVPAMVFTRWFPRWYSERSFSG, from the coding sequence ATGAACATTTTGCTTTTGAACGGCAGTCCCCGGGGTGAGCAAAGCATAAGCCTCTCCCTGAGTCGTCACTTTCTGGAGGGCCTCCAGTCCCGGCGGGATCAGTTGGGCGAAGCCCCCGCCTCCATCAAGGAAGTCCATGTGGTAGAAGCCGACATACAATCCTGCCGGGGATGTTTTGCCTGCTGGCAGAATGGGGGGATCTGTGTGATCAAGGACGACATGGCTGATCTGTTGCCGGCCTACAGGCAGGCCGATTTGATCCTCTGGTCCATGCCTCTTTATCATTTCGGAATGCCGGCTATCATGAAAAAATGCGTGGAACGCACCCTCCCGGAACTCCAGGGAACAATCATTCCCGATGGGGACGGGGGGTTCAGCCACCCGGTTCGAGCATCAAAACCCGCGACAAAAGGGATGCCCCGAAATCTTCTGGTAAGCACCTGCGGCTTTCCCTCCACCAGGAACAACTACGAACCCCTTCACGCTCATCTGGATCTGCTTCTGGGGCGGGACCAGTGGGAAAAAATTGAATGCGTCCAGGCAGAACTTCTGAAGGTTCCGGAGCTGCGCTCCCTGGGCGATGCCTATTATGGTACGGTTCGGCAGGCTGGGGAGGAATGGGCCCAGGCACTCTTCGAGGAAAAAGCCTGGGCGGGGTTTTCCCCGGATCTTCGGAATCAGCTGGAAACACCGCTGATGGAACCGGAGCGCTTTCTTCGTCTGGCCAATGCCAGCTGGAGTTCTCCCGGTCACGACGAGACGGGGGGCCCCAGTCCGGAGGAGCGGGCTGAAATCCTCCTGAACCAGATGAGCCTCATGTACAACACGTCAAAGGCTCCGCCCCGGAGAACCATTCTTGAAATGAACTTTCAGGATCTTCAGCGGAGTTTCTATCTGGTGATGGATAAAACATCCTGCACCGTTGCTGATTCTCCTGAGGATCTGAACCTCGAGGACGGGAAGTCAGACTGCACCATAACAACAGACGCTTCCCTCTGGGCCGCCATCGCCCGAGGCGAGCTGGATGGTACTGAAGCCCTGATCACTGGTCGGTACAAGGTCACGGGTGATACCAGTCTGATAATTCGCATGGGAGATGGCCTCTTCGACGGTAGTTCTGAGAGCGCCATTGGACCACAGGAAGGGAAGGGCAGGGGGGGCGCCCCAAAAAATCCTTCCGGGAACCCCCTGTTCCTGGGGCTTCTGCCCTGGATACTCTGCTGGGTTTTCTTGCCCCTGGGGCATGTGTTGGACCACAACCTGGTTCTGCTTCTGGCCCTGGTTCTTTCCAATGGAATTCTTTGGATGTCGGGTCGGAACAACAGGGCAACCTGGTACGAGTACACGAATCCCCTGATTCTGGGACTCCTTCTGGGTGTGAGCCTTGTGTTTCCGGATTTTTTTCCCAAGGCAGGCGTGGTTCCAATGTACCTGGCCGCATCAGCCCAGTGGGCCTTGAGCTGCCTGCAAAGGCCGCTGACCTCGGACTATTCCGGTCGCTCCTACTCCCCGGCCATTGTTGCCTCGCCTTTGTTCCGGCAAACCAACCAGATCATGACCCTCTTTTGGGCA
- a CDS encoding PadR family transcriptional regulator, with protein sequence MSLRYGILGLLRYSPQSGYDLVKTFNDSLRFFWQATGSQVYRELKHLEEAGLVSAERVSSEKGPDRRVYHLEPPGLKSFQDWITGFSRARPEPARSTYVMRLFFSAALSSPELTAFLHQRRREVEQSLEELDAAEALVDFYARHIPAPDEARAWRLSISFGRHMAQAHLEWIDRNLDSTASEETASEETDQGAIP encoded by the coding sequence GTGTCACTTCGCTACGGCATTTTAGGATTGTTGCGTTACAGTCCCCAGTCCGGGTATGACCTGGTAAAGACCTTTAACGATTCACTGCGATTTTTCTGGCAAGCCACGGGGTCCCAGGTGTATCGGGAGCTGAAGCACCTGGAAGAGGCAGGCCTGGTCTCAGCCGAACGGGTCAGCAGTGAAAAGGGGCCCGACCGGCGGGTATATCACCTTGAGCCCCCGGGGCTAAAGTCCTTCCAGGACTGGATCACGGGCTTTTCCCGGGCCAGGCCCGAACCTGCCCGCTCGACCTACGTGATGCGCCTCTTCTTTTCGGCCGCTCTGAGCTCCCCGGAGCTGACGGCTTTCTTGCACCAACGCCGCCGGGAGGTCGAGCAGAGTCTGGAGGAGCTGGACGCGGCTGAAGCCCTGGTCGATTTCTATGCCCGGCACATCCCGGCGCCAGACGAAGCGCGAGCCTGGCGGCTCAGTATTTCCTTTGGAAGACATATGGCTCAGGCCCATCTCGAGTGGATAGACAGGAACCTGGATTCCACAGCCTCTGAAGAGACGGCCTCTGAAGAGACAGATCAGGGAGCGATACCATGA
- a CDS encoding NAD(P)H-dependent oxidoreductase: protein MKALVVLAHPNAGSLNHALATEAASVLEELGFSVIFHDLYAERFDPILEHREIPRDALQDTVVADHCAELRAAEGIVIIHPNWWGQPPAILKGWVDRVFRAGVAYGNEDSAGGTVEHGLLSTEFAVVLNTSETSRDVEENILGDPLETLWKNCIFRFCGVKNVHRRSFSIVMTSTPEEREGWLREARALVTRAVESAQDLNQK from the coding sequence ATGAAAGCATTGGTAGTCCTCGCACACCCGAACGCTGGAAGTCTGAACCACGCTCTTGCCACAGAAGCTGCTTCAGTGCTGGAAGAACTCGGGTTTTCCGTCATCTTTCACGACCTCTACGCCGAGCGGTTTGATCCGATTCTCGAACACCGGGAGATCCCTCGCGACGCTCTTCAGGACACGGTGGTGGCCGATCATTGCGCGGAACTCCGCGCAGCGGAAGGTATCGTGATCATTCATCCCAACTGGTGGGGCCAGCCCCCGGCGATACTGAAAGGATGGGTGGATCGTGTTTTTCGGGCAGGAGTTGCCTACGGGAACGAGGATTCCGCCGGAGGAACCGTGGAGCATGGACTGCTCTCCACAGAGTTTGCTGTCGTTTTGAACACCTCCGAGACAAGCCGTGATGTGGAGGAAAATATCCTGGGCGATCCGCTGGAAACACTTTGGAAGAACTGTATTTTCCGGTTTTGCGGGGTAAAAAACGTCCACAGACGATCCTTCAGTATCGTCATGACCAGCACGCCGGAAGAACGGGAAGGCTGGCTTCGGGAAGCGCGGGCCCTGGTGACCCGGGCTGTTGAAAGCGCACAGGACCTGAATCAGAAGTAG
- a CDS encoding lactate utilization protein — MEIKRTVENLEKNGFLVYMAETTVDAQKIVLEKIIPEINPSSISYGDSLTLEETFILDELRREKLIRMIEPIVDGTFDTTYESSRKGLLADLFMAGTNAITEQGELVNLDMVGNRIAGIIFGPKSVVLTVGTNKIVKNKAQAYGRIKKITAPRNAKRNSDLSVPCQETGICSDCTSEDRICNYWSIIDKCFPAGKIRIVLINESIGL; from the coding sequence ATGGAAATAAAACGAACTGTCGAGAATCTTGAAAAAAACGGATTCCTTGTGTACATGGCCGAAACCACGGTCGATGCACAAAAAATTGTACTTGAGAAAATAATCCCCGAAATAAACCCGTCGTCCATATCATACGGAGACTCACTTACGCTGGAGGAAACTTTTATACTCGATGAACTAAGACGGGAAAAATTGATTCGCATGATAGAGCCCATCGTCGATGGGACTTTTGATACTACCTATGAGTCGTCGAGAAAGGGCCTGCTGGCAGATCTTTTTATGGCAGGAACGAACGCAATCACCGAGCAGGGCGAGCTTGTGAATTTAGACATGGTCGGAAACAGAATTGCCGGTATTATTTTTGGGCCCAAGAGTGTAGTACTGACCGTTGGAACGAATAAAATTGTAAAGAACAAGGCTCAAGCCTACGGGAGGATCAAAAAAATCACAGCTCCTCGCAATGCGAAACGGAATAGTGATTTGTCTGTTCCATGTCAGGAAACAGGAATATGCAGCGATTGTACCTCCGAAGACCGGATATGCAACTACTGGTCGATTATTGACAAATGCTTTCCTGCAGGAAAAATACGAATAGTCTTAATAAACGAATCAATCGGGTTATGA
- a CDS encoding putative PEP-binding protein: MAWVFAGVSVRAILSQHPEFAGNEAATKLLLGLGLDELSVSGPSIPGVKSIIRSTSYVEAKALAEKVMDLETADQVVELIKES, encoded by the coding sequence ATGGCGTGGGTATTCGCGGGTGTAAGCGTCCGCGCTATTTTATCACAGCACCCCGAGTTTGCAGGTAACGAAGCAGCGACCAAGCTTTTGTTGGGCTTGGGATTAGATGAACTGAGTGTGAGTGGGCCATCAATTCCCGGTGTAAAATCGATAATTCGATCTACCTCTTATGTGGAAGCCAAGGCTCTAGCTGAGAAGGTCATGGATCTAGAGACTGCTGATCAGGTGGTAGAGTTGATCAAAGAATCGTAA
- a CDS encoding Rpn family recombination-promoting nuclease/putative transposase, translated as MDRIERPLNPMADVFVRYLLGSEENKDILIDFINAVFAQKGHDLVVEIELLNPFNLRSIGTTKESILDVKARDNRGRWINVEIQIAGDENFAHRSLYYWARSYAGQLKKGDDYIELTPSVCINLLDFEIFPQLPGYHSCFQITEADAPEYVLSDHLQIHFIELPKNHLKSTGDVKDKLDTWCYYFEHEGTVEEEDMTLLLKDNPALGKAHRVYRTFTADDELMDIAEAREKWQRDVSSRLRSAEQRGKEEGMQEGMQQGMQQGMQQGMQQGMQQGMQQGMQQGMQQGMQQGMQQGMQQARREDALKMLKRGFPLSDIAEITGLSEQEIGDLERST; from the coding sequence ATGGATCGTATCGAGCGGCCGCTGAATCCCATGGCGGATGTTTTCGTCCGGTATCTGCTGGGTTCGGAAGAGAACAAGGACATTCTCATCGACTTCATCAACGCCGTCTTTGCGCAGAAAGGGCACGATCTGGTCGTCGAGATCGAACTCCTCAATCCCTTCAATCTGCGGTCTATCGGCACAACCAAGGAAAGCATTCTCGATGTGAAAGCCCGGGACAACCGCGGCCGCTGGATCAACGTCGAGATACAGATCGCCGGAGACGAGAACTTCGCCCACCGCAGCCTGTACTACTGGGCCAGGAGTTACGCCGGGCAGCTAAAGAAAGGCGACGACTATATCGAGCTGACCCCCTCGGTCTGTATCAACCTGCTGGACTTCGAGATCTTCCCCCAGCTTCCCGGCTATCATAGCTGTTTCCAGATCACCGAGGCCGATGCACCGGAGTATGTGCTGTCCGATCACCTGCAGATCCATTTCATCGAACTGCCCAAGAACCACCTGAAAAGCACCGGTGATGTGAAGGACAAACTTGATACATGGTGTTATTACTTCGAACACGAAGGCACCGTGGAGGAGGAGGATATGACGCTATTGCTGAAGGACAACCCTGCTCTGGGCAAGGCCCACAGAGTCTACCGCACCTTTACTGCCGACGACGAGCTTATGGACATCGCCGAGGCGCGTGAGAAATGGCAACGCGATGTCAGCTCGCGGTTACGCAGCGCCGAGCAACGCGGCAAGGAAGAGGGCATGCAAGAAGGTATGCAGCAGGGCATGCAGCAGGGCATGCAGCAGGGCATGCAGCAAGGCATGCAGCAGGGCATGCAGCAAGGCATGCAGCAGGGCATGCAGCAGGGCATGCAGCAGGGCATGCAGCAGGGCATGCAGCAGGCGCGTCGTGAAGATGCCCTGAAGATGCTGAAACGCGGGTTCCCCCTTTCCGACATCGCCGAGATTACCGGCCTTTCCGAGCAGGAGATCGGGGATCTCGAGCGATCAACCTAG